The region ATACGAGGAATTGTTTTCTTTATCGGTTTAGGGCTGTTGTATTTCTTGTTTACGCTTTTTATCGAATATTTTCTTTGGTTGAAACCAATGGGAAGAACTTTTCTTTTTTGGATTTTCATTGGGGTAGAAGTTTTTCTTTTTCTTCGATTTATTTTGTTTCCAATATTCAAATTATTCAAACTTCAAAAAGGATTAGATTACAATCAAGCCTCAACAATTATTGGAAATCATTTTGTAGAAGTAAATGATAAATTGACTAATTATCTTCAATTAGCAAATGCAGACTATCATCAAAATTCTGAATTATTGATGGCTTCAATTGAACAAAAAGCGAATGGTTTGCAACCAATTCCTTTTGGCAATGCGATTAATTTTAGGGAAAACAGGAAATATTTTCCTTTAGCGGTGCTTCCTATTTTGGTTTTTATTTTCTTTTATTTATCGGGAAACAATGCTGTGATTTCTCAGAGTTTAAATAGGGTAATGCATTTTAATGTGGCGTTTAATCCTCCGGCGCCTTTTGAATTTGTGGTGTTGAATTCTGATTTGCAAACAGAACAGAACAAAGATTTCATTCTTAGAATTAAAACCGTTGGAAAAATAGTTCCTGATAATGCGATGATATTTATAGATGATGAAAGCTACTTTTTGGAAAGTGTTTCTCCTGGGGAATTTCAGTTTAAAATTTCCAAACCAGCCGTGAATGTTTCTTTTCATTTAAAAGCGAATTCGGTTTCATCTAATGAGTTTGAGTTAAAAGTTATTAGAGTTCCGTCGATTGCTAATTTTGAAATGCTTTTGAATTTCCCTTCTTATCTAAACAGAAAACCAGAAGTTTTAAAAGGAACTGGTAATGCAGTTATTCCAGAAGGAACCAGCGTGACTTGGAAAATGGATACCGAAGCGACTCAAAAAGTAGATTGGTCTAATGAAATTGCTCATTTTCCTTTTGCCAAAGCAGGAAACAGCTTTACTTTATCAAAAAAGATAGTTAATAGTACTGAATATCAAATTTTTACTTCAAATAATAAGGTCGAAAAGTATGAAAAGTTGAATTATCAGCTTACCGTGGTCAAAGATCAGTTTCCCTCGATCAATGTAAGCAAAGCACCGGACAGTTTAAAGGTAGCAAGCAATTATGTTGTGGGTCAAATTGCCGATGATTATGGTTTATCTCAACTTCAGATTGTGTATTATGAAAACAATAAACCTGAGACTGCCAAACGTGGAACAATTGCAATTAAGAAAGCTGCATTCGATCAATTTGTGTTTTCATTTCCTTCAAATCTTCCCGTGATTCAAGGTGTTTCTTATGATTATTTTTTTGAGGTTTTTGACAATGATGCGCTTCATAATTTTAAAAGTACAAAATCGGTTGTATTTTCCAATAGAATTTCTACTGATGAAGAGAATGCTGATTTAGTTTTAAAACAGCAAAATGATAATATTAACGGATTAGAAAAGTCTTTAAAAAATCAAAACAAGCAAATTTCAGATATTGATAAATTGCAAAGAACAGGAAAAGAAAAGGAGCAATTTGAATTTAAAGACCAACAAAAAGTCAATGATTTTATCCAACGCCAAAAACAACAGGATGAGATGATGAAGGAATTTGCAAAAAAAATGAAAGGCAATTTAGATAAATTCAAAGCTGATCAAAAAGATGAATTGAAAGAAGCATTACAGAAACGCCTTGAAAATGCAGATAAGGATTTAGAAAAAAACAAGAAACTTTTAGATGAACTTAAAGATTTAAACGATAAAATTCAGAATGAAGATTTGCTTAATAAGTTAGATAAATTTAAACAAAACAGTAAAAATCAAACTAAGAATTTACAGCAATTGGTTGAGCTTACCAAGAAGTATTATGTAGAAAAGAAAGCGGAACAGCTTGCGGATAAACTGGACAAACTTTCAGATAAGCAGGATAAATTATCTAATTCAGAGAAGGAAAATAAAGTGGATAAACAGAAAGAAATCAATTCAGATTTTAATAAAATTAAAGAGGAGTTAGAGAATTTAGATAAAGACAATAAGGAATTAAAATCACCATTGGATTTGCCTAAAGATCCAGCTATGGAGAAAAGCATTGATGATGATTTAAAGAATGCAACCGATGAACTTCAAAAGGAAAATGCTGCGAAGGCTAAACCAAAACAAAAGAATGCTTCCAAAAGTATGAAGTCTATGTCGATGAAAATGACACAAAGTATGGAAGCGAATGAAAAGGAGCAAATGGAAGAGGACGTTAAAATGTTGAGACAGATTTTAGATAATTTATTAGCCTTTTCTTTATCGCAAGAAGATGTCATGGGTCAATTTAAAAGTCTAAAATCCGGTTCACCTGCATTTAATAAATACATTAAACAACAGCAAAATTTGAAACAGCAGTTCAAACATGTTGATGATAGTTTATTTTCAATGTCTTTGCGTAACCCTAAAATTGCAGAAGATGTGATCAAGGAAATTGGAAACGTGCATTACAATATTGATAAATCACTGGAATCTTTATCCGATTCTCAAATTCCAAAAGGGATTTCTCACCAACAGTATTCGGTTGCTTCTGCTAATAAGCTAGGAGATTTTTTAAGTGAATTGCTTAATAATATGAAAAATTCATTATCAGGAATGGGAAAAGGAAAGCCGAAACCTGGAAGCGGTTCAAAAATGCAATTGCCTGATATCATTAAAAAACAAGAAGCTCTTGGTGATAAGATGAAAGAGGGCATGAGTAAAAGTCAAAAACCGGGGGAGGGTGCTAAAACCGGAAAGTCAGGAAAACAAAATGGAGAAGATGGGGAAGGAGATGCTCAAGCATTAATGGAGATATTTAAAGAGCAGCAGCAATTGAGGGAAGCTTTGGAGAAAGAATTGAATAAACAAGGTTTGGGTTCTATTGGACAAAGTGCTTTGGATAAAATGAAGCAATTAGAAAAACAACTTTTAAATAAAGGTTTTAATAACGAAACGATACAAAGGATTGTTAATATTAAACAAGAATTATTAAAATTGGATACTGCTGTAAAGGAGCAAGGGGAAGATAATAAGCGGGAATCATTTACCAATAAAAAGGAATTTAATAATCAATCTAAAGGCTTACCAGACGCTTTATTAGATTATTTGAATAGCATAGAAATATTAAACAGACAATCATTACCTTTGCGCTCCAATTTTAACCATAAGGTTCAAGAATATTTTAATAAAAAATGATCAATTTTAATTACGAAAACGAGTTTACTTTAGAGAACGAAGAGGCAATTGCGAAATGGTTATCTGATGTGATTGTATCCGAGAATAAGAAAGAAGGGGAAATAAATTATATTTTTTGCGATGATGAATATCTGCACAAGATTAATTTAGAATACCTGAATCATGATACATTGACGGATATTATCAGTTTTGATTACACAATTGGAAATGAATTACACGGCGATGTTTTTGTTTCTGTTGAACGTGTTCAAGATAATGCTATCGATTTTAATGTTCCTTTCGAGGTCGAATTAAGAAGAGTTTTGGTTCACGGTATCTTGCATTATTGCGGATACAAAGATAAAGGTGAGAAAGAAGAATTGATGATGCGAGCCAAAGAAGATGAAAAACTTGCGATGTTTCACGTGGAATAATAATTAAACTACTTCTTTAAAATCAAAAAATGTTTCACGTGGAACGATTTTTGATTTCTGTTCGAAGTTAGTTAAGTGTTCCACGTGAAACAAAATAATAGAATAGTATGTTGTGTTGTAATGTTTCACGTGGAACGTTTGGTTTTTTTTAGAAATGCTCTGGTAAATAATGTTTCGAAAGAAACAACAAATTAATTTAGATTTTAAGAGTAGAACGCAGTTTCGATCTTTGAATCTAACTCCCGAGAATCGGGAGTAAAATCATAAAAGAAAATGTTTCAAGAAGAATATGATGTAATTGTGGTGGGTGCGGGTCATGCGGGTTCTGAAGCTGCGGCTGCGGCGGCCAATTTGGGTTCCAAAACCCTGTTGGTAACAATGAGCTTGCAAAACATTGCACAAATGTCGTGTAATCCTGCGATGGGCGGAATCGCCAAAGGTCAAATCGTTCGTGAAATTGATGCCCTTGGCGGATATTCTGGAATTGTTTCAGACAGAACAGCAATCCAGTTCAAGATGCTGAACAAATCGAAAGGACCTGCAATGTGGTCGCCAAGAGTTCAGAGCGATCGTATGCGTTTTGCTGAAGAATGGAGGATGATGTTGGAAGGAACTCCAAATCTTGATTTTTACCAAGAGATGGTAAAGGGATTGATTATTGAGAGCGGAAAAATAAAAGGAATTCGCACTTCGCTAGGAGTGGAAATAAAAGCGAAATCGGTTGTTTTGACCAATGGGACTTTTTTGAACGGTTTGATTCATATTGGTGAAAAACAGTTTGGAGGAGGAAGAGCTGGCGAAAGTGCCGCTTATGGAATTACCGAAGATTTAGTGAATGCCGGTTTTGAAGCGGGCAGAATGAAAACAGGAACGCCTCCTCGTGTTGACGGACGTTCTTTGGATTATTCTAAAATGAACGAGGAAAAAGGTGATGCGAAACCAGACAAGTTTTCTTATTCGGATTTGACAAAGCCGTTGATTCATCAGAGATCTTGTCACATGACGTACACTTCATTGCAAGTGCATGATATTTTGAGAGAAGGCTTTGATCGTTCGCCGATGTTTAACGGTAGAATAAAAAGTCTTGGTCCTAGATATTGTCCATCGATTGAAGATAAAATTAATCGTTTTGCCGATAAGGAGCGTCACCAATTGTTTGTAGAACCCGAAGGTTGGAATACTTGTGAAGTTTATGTGAATGGTTTTTCGACTTCGCTTCCGGAAGATATTCAATTTAAAGCGTTGAGTTCTGTAGCCGGTTTTGAAAAGGTTAAATTTTTTCGTCCTGGTTACGCAATCGAATATGATTATTTTCCGCCAACACAATTGAAGCATACTTTGGAAACCAAATTAGTGGAAGGTTTGTATTTTGCCGGACAGATAAATGGAACGACAGGTTATGAGGAAGCTGCTTCTCAAGGATTGATGGCTGGAATTAATGCACATTTAAAAGTACAAGAAAAAGCGCCTTTAATTTTAAAAAGAGATGAAGCCTATATTGGAGTTTTGATTGATGACTTAATTACTAAAGGAACCGAAGAGCCATATCGTATGTTTACGTCGCGCGCTGAGTATAGAACTTTATTGCGTCAGGATAATGCTGATTTTAGATTAACGCCTTTGTCACACGAAATTGGTTTGGCTTCTGAAAAGCGTTTGCGTCGAATGGAGCATAAATTGAATGAATCGGAAAAAATGGTTGCTTTTTTCAAAGAGACGAGTATTTCGGTAGCGGAAGCGAATCCTGTTTTAGAGTCTAAAGGTACGGCGTTGATTTCGCAAGGCGATAAAATGTTTAAAGTTTTCTCGCGTCCGCAAATTGATTTGGAAGATATAATGAAATTTGAAAAGGTTAAAACCTATGTTGAGGAAAATGATTTGGATCAGGAGATTTTAGAGCAAGCGGAAATTCAAGTGAAGTATTCCGGTTATATCGAGAAAGAAAGAAATAATGCCGATAAATTGACGCGTTTGGAAGATGTAAAAATTCCTGCTGATTTTGATTATAATAAAATTAAGTCAATGTCCATTGAGGCGAAACAGAAATTGAGCAAGATTCGTCCTGTGACTATTTCTCAGGCTTCACGTATTAGTGGGGTTTCTCCAAGTGATGTTTCGGTTTTGTTGATCTATATGGGGCGTTAATCTAAATGCTCAGATCATTTGTTCCACGTGAAACTACGGCCGAAAAGCCTACTCTCACTGGAAAGTTTTAAGAATATATAATTTTAAACCCTGAACTGTTTTATACAGCTTCGGGGTTTGGTTTAAAAATAATGTGAATAATATATAGTTTATTTAATGGATATTTCAAACAAAAAGCATTTCTTAACGGTAAAAGATCACTCGGTGTCAAAAGAAATTTTCGAATTGTATTATGACGAAACCTTAGACATGTTAATTACGTCACCACAACCAAATGAAAATATTTTGGGGAAATATTACGAAAGCGATGATTATATTTCCCATACAGATAACAAACGTTCGTTATTTGAAAAAGCCTATCACTTTGTAAAAGGCATCGCGCTAAAAAATAAATTGAATTTAATTAATGCCCAGCAACCGACTAAAGGTAAGATTTTGGATATTGGCGCGGGTACCGGAGATTTTTTATCGGTTGCCCAAAAAAGCGGTTGGCAAACAATAGGAGTGGAGCCTAGTGCTAAAGCCAAAGCGATTGCAAAAAACAAGGGAGTGTCATTTGTAGAAAAAACTTCAGAATTAGAAAATAATTCTTTTGATGTGATTACGATGTGGCATGTTTTGGAACATGTGCCCAATTTGGATAATCAGATAAAAGAATTGAAACGCTTGTTAAAACCAAATGGAACATTGATTATTGCTGTCCCAAATTTTAAATCTTTTGATGCAAAATATTATGGTAGTTTTTGGGCGGCTTACGATGTGCCAATTCATTTTTGGCATTTTTCAAAAAAAGCAATAAAAACACTTTTTGAAAAAGAAGGAATGGAATTAGAAAAAGTACTTCCTATGAAATTTGATTCTTTTTATGTGAGCTTACTTTCCGAAAAGTATAAAAGCGGAAAAATGAATTTCGTTAAGGCCTTTTTTATAGGTTTACAATCCAATTGGAAGGCAAAGAGGAATTTTGAGTATTCATCGCACATTTATGTACTGAAAAATAGTTAAAATCGATTTTAAGGCGGTTTTAAGGGGAGATTTCCTCGATAAAGGTGAATTGCGTGTCCGTTTTTATAAAAACGTCTTAAATAAAAGCTAAAAAGCTTGTTTTTTATAAGCTCAAATTATAATTTTCCATTTTTAAATAACAAAATCTAATAGTGCCCTTTTTAGGCATTTTTCAATCTTTTTTAGGATACTATCTATTTTTTTATATTTTTGTCCTACTTACATAAAATTAGAAATAAACCAAAATGAAAAAAGTATTATTAATTATCGCAATTTCTATTTCAGTTGTTGCCTGTAACAAAACAGCGGAAGTTAAAGAAGTTAAAACAGCTTATGTAGATACTTCGGTATTAATGAAAGAATACACAGAGGCAAAAGATCTTGAGGCTAAATATAAAGCGCAGTCTGAAGAAAAAGGTAGACAGTTGGAAGCTGAAATTAATCGTTTCAAACAAGATGCAGCTAATTTTCAATCTCAGGCTCAAGCAAACGGTCAAGCGTGGGCACAACAAAGAGGAGCTGAATTACAAAAGAGAGAACAACAATTAAGTTATGCTCAACAAGCTCTAGCGCAACAATTGCAACAAGAAAGTGGTGTTGAAATGGACAGTTTAGTTAGTGGTGTAAAGAAATTTATCAAAGATTACGGTAAAGAAAAAGGTTACGCTTATATTTATGGAACGGGTGATGCTGCCACAGTATTATATGCTGAGGATAAGTATGATATCACAAAAGAAATCCTTAAAGGCTTGAATGATAAGTACAAAACAGCTGCGAAAACTGATGATAAAAAAGAAGAAAAAGCAGAGGTTAAAAAATAATTTTTATATTAATTCAGCAGAAAACCTTCATCTAAGTTTTAGATTGAAGGTTTTTTTTTGAATTTAACTCTGATTTTAGCGTCCAGACAAGTACTACAAGAAAGCACGTTTCTTAATATAAAACAGCTGTTTTTTTAATAATTTAGCATCTTAGATTTCAAGCCAAATGCAAACACTATCCGAAGCCGCGTCCTATACCTTACAATTCATCAATCAAACACAGCGTTCTGTTTTTCTTACCGGAAAAGCAGGAACGGGCAAAACCACGCTTTTGCGTGAAATTATCCAAACGACACATAAGAATACTGTTGTGGTGGCGCCAACTGGAATTGCGGCTTTAAATGCAGGTGGTGTTACGATTCATTCGATGTTTCAATTGCCTTTTGGTGGATTCATTCCTTCGTTTAATGTTGAATCTCAATTTTCGGAAACGGTAAAATTTGAATCCAAAGATACCTTGCGCAGGCATTTTAAAATGAGCGGTCTTAAGAAATCGGTGATTCGTAATATGGAACTGCTGATTATTGACGAGGTGAGTATGTTGCGTGCCGATTTGCTGGACGCCATGGATTACATGATGCAAACGGTTCGAAAAAAAGCAACGCCTTTTGGTGGGGTACAAGTTTTATATATAGGAGATTTATTACAATTACCGCCAGTTATTCGTGATGAAGAATGGCGCACCTTAAAGAATTATTACAAAGGGAAATTCTTTTTTCATTCGCATGTGGTCCAACAAAATCCGCCCTTGTACATTGAATTGTCTAAGATTTTCCGTCAAACCGATGACAAGTTTATCGCTGTTTTGAATAATTTGCGCAATAATCAGATTTCTAAAGAGGATGTTGAAGTGCTCAATGAATACGTAAAACCGGATTTTGATTTAAAAGCGAACAAGGGTTATATTACGCTGACGACTCATAACGCAAAAGCCGATGCAATAAATGCCCAAGCTTTGGAGGATTTGGAGGGAAAACTGACAAGTTACAAACCGGACATTGTGGGTGATTTTCCCGAAAAGATTTTTCCGGTCGACGAGTATTTGCAATTGAAAATAGGAGCACAGGTGATGTTCGTTAAAAATGATCTCTCTGCGGATAAGCATTATTTCAACGGAAAAATGGGTGTTATCAAATCGCTTTCGAGTCAGGAGATTCTTGTTTATTTTCCGGAAGAAGACAAAATGATTGAAGTCGAAAAATACGAATGGCAGAACATCCGCTACAAGCTTGATGAGATGACCAAAGAAATAGAAGAGGAGGTTTTGGGCACTTTTGTGCATTATCCGATCAAGTTGGCTTGGGCCATTACCGTACATAAAAGCCAAGGTTTGACTTTTGACAAAGCAGCGCTCGATGTTTCGCAGGTTTTTCTGCCGGGGCAGGCCTATGTGGCACTTTCGCGTTTACGTTCCTTAAATGGGCTTGTTTTGCTTTCTCCGCTGCGCATGAACGGTATTTCTAACGATCAGGATGTGATGGATTATGCGCTGAACAAAGCTTCGGAGGAATTGTTGAAGAATTCATTGCATTTTGAAACCAAAAATTTTATCCATAATTACCTGATTAATAGTTTTGATTGGGCCGATTTGGCTCAGGAATGGCGGAATCACAAATTCAGTTATTCGGATAAATCAGAAACTTCGGGCAAATCGAAGAATGCGCTTTGGGCAACGAAGCAAATGCAGGCTATCGACTCACTTTTGGATCCATCCAAAAAGTTCATGCAGCAATTGAATAAAATATTTGCAAATGAAACCGTCGATTTAATTCATGTTTCGGATAGAATAGAGGCGGCCTTGAATTATTTTTGGGCACCAATGGACGAGTTGGTTTTTGAAGTCCTTTGGAAAATAGAGGAAGTAAAACGAACCAAAAAAGCAAAAGCTTATTACGAAGAATTGTCGGTGCTGGAAGAATTGCAAACCAAAGCGGTTTTGCGATTGATGAAGGCAAAACTGTTGATGGCGGTTGTCGTTTCGGGTGAAACTATTTCGAAAGAGAAATTGACTTCGGACGAAATTAAAAAATACAAATCCCGAAAAACGGAAGTGATTGCTACGCAATTCAAGAAGTTAAACATCAGCCTGATTGAAGACGATAAGGATGTAGAGCGTTACACTTCAAAAAAATCTGCTCCGAAAGCGCCAAAGAAATCTACTGTGGAAGAAACCTATGATTTGTGGCTGCATAAAAATTCGATTGAAGATATTGCCAGAATCCGTAAACTCACCACACAAACGGTGGAAAGCCATTTGGTTAAATTGATTCAATCCAAAAAAATTGCTGTCAGTGACGTAATGCCGCAGGATAAAATTGAGGAATTAAGCGAAGCTTTCAAATATTACAAAGAAGAATCGCTGAACGCAATGAAAGAACAATTTGGCGAAAAATACACTTGGGACGAATTAAGGATGTTTAAAGCGAGTTTGAATTAAGCGGGGTAAGTTCATAAATGACTAAATTCGCAAGTGTTATAGCTTTAAAATTTTGAGTGTGCGATGAATTTATAACCTAAATCAACTGATTGACAAGAATGCCGTAAAAATGCCGCAAATAAACCGTTATCAAATTAATCGTTTCATAAATAGTTTTGTGAAATAAATTTAGACTAAATATTATGAACGAAATAGGAGAAAAGATTAGAGAAGTAAGAAAGAAAAAAGGTTTGTCTCAAGAAGAGTTAGCTGAATCTGCTAAAGTAAATTTAAGGACAATTCAACGGATTGAGAATAATGAAAGTGAACCTCGTGGAAAAACTTTGAATTTAATTTGTGAAGTTCTTGATATTAACGTAGAAGATATTTTAGATTGTGATAAACACATAGATAAAAATTATTTGATTTATTTTCATCTTTC is a window of Flavobacterium acetivorans DNA encoding:
- a CDS encoding DUF4175 family protein, with amino-acid sequence MSHSNFIYQKLEAFIRKFYINELIRGIVFFIGLGLLYFLFTLFIEYFLWLKPMGRTFLFWIFIGVEVFLFLRFILFPIFKLFKLQKGLDYNQASTIIGNHFVEVNDKLTNYLQLANADYHQNSELLMASIEQKANGLQPIPFGNAINFRENRKYFPLAVLPILVFIFFYLSGNNAVISQSLNRVMHFNVAFNPPAPFEFVVLNSDLQTEQNKDFILRIKTVGKIVPDNAMIFIDDESYFLESVSPGEFQFKISKPAVNVSFHLKANSVSSNEFELKVIRVPSIANFEMLLNFPSYLNRKPEVLKGTGNAVIPEGTSVTWKMDTEATQKVDWSNEIAHFPFAKAGNSFTLSKKIVNSTEYQIFTSNNKVEKYEKLNYQLTVVKDQFPSINVSKAPDSLKVASNYVVGQIADDYGLSQLQIVYYENNKPETAKRGTIAIKKAAFDQFVFSFPSNLPVIQGVSYDYFFEVFDNDALHNFKSTKSVVFSNRISTDEENADLVLKQQNDNINGLEKSLKNQNKQISDIDKLQRTGKEKEQFEFKDQQKVNDFIQRQKQQDEMMKEFAKKMKGNLDKFKADQKDELKEALQKRLENADKDLEKNKKLLDELKDLNDKIQNEDLLNKLDKFKQNSKNQTKNLQQLVELTKKYYVEKKAEQLADKLDKLSDKQDKLSNSEKENKVDKQKEINSDFNKIKEELENLDKDNKELKSPLDLPKDPAMEKSIDDDLKNATDELQKENAAKAKPKQKNASKSMKSMSMKMTQSMEANEKEQMEEDVKMLRQILDNLLAFSLSQEDVMGQFKSLKSGSPAFNKYIKQQQNLKQQFKHVDDSLFSMSLRNPKIAEDVIKEIGNVHYNIDKSLESLSDSQIPKGISHQQYSVASANKLGDFLSELLNNMKNSLSGMGKGKPKPGSGSKMQLPDIIKKQEALGDKMKEGMSKSQKPGEGAKTGKSGKQNGEDGEGDAQALMEIFKEQQQLREALEKELNKQGLGSIGQSALDKMKQLEKQLLNKGFNNETIQRIVNIKQELLKLDTAVKEQGEDNKRESFTNKKEFNNQSKGLPDALLDYLNSIEILNRQSLPLRSNFNHKVQEYFNKK
- the ybeY gene encoding rRNA maturation RNase YbeY, whose amino-acid sequence is MINFNYENEFTLENEEAIAKWLSDVIVSENKKEGEINYIFCDDEYLHKINLEYLNHDTLTDIISFDYTIGNELHGDVFVSVERVQDNAIDFNVPFEVELRRVLVHGILHYCGYKDKGEKEELMMRAKEDEKLAMFHVE
- the mnmG gene encoding tRNA uridine-5-carboxymethylaminomethyl(34) synthesis enzyme MnmG yields the protein MFQEEYDVIVVGAGHAGSEAAAAAANLGSKTLLVTMSLQNIAQMSCNPAMGGIAKGQIVREIDALGGYSGIVSDRTAIQFKMLNKSKGPAMWSPRVQSDRMRFAEEWRMMLEGTPNLDFYQEMVKGLIIESGKIKGIRTSLGVEIKAKSVVLTNGTFLNGLIHIGEKQFGGGRAGESAAYGITEDLVNAGFEAGRMKTGTPPRVDGRSLDYSKMNEEKGDAKPDKFSYSDLTKPLIHQRSCHMTYTSLQVHDILREGFDRSPMFNGRIKSLGPRYCPSIEDKINRFADKERHQLFVEPEGWNTCEVYVNGFSTSLPEDIQFKALSSVAGFEKVKFFRPGYAIEYDYFPPTQLKHTLETKLVEGLYFAGQINGTTGYEEAASQGLMAGINAHLKVQEKAPLILKRDEAYIGVLIDDLITKGTEEPYRMFTSRAEYRTLLRQDNADFRLTPLSHEIGLASEKRLRRMEHKLNESEKMVAFFKETSISVAEANPVLESKGTALISQGDKMFKVFSRPQIDLEDIMKFEKVKTYVEENDLDQEILEQAEIQVKYSGYIEKERNNADKLTRLEDVKIPADFDYNKIKSMSIEAKQKLSKIRPVTISQASRISGVSPSDVSVLLIYMGR
- a CDS encoding class I SAM-dependent methyltransferase; the protein is MDISNKKHFLTVKDHSVSKEIFELYYDETLDMLITSPQPNENILGKYYESDDYISHTDNKRSLFEKAYHFVKGIALKNKLNLINAQQPTKGKILDIGAGTGDFLSVAQKSGWQTIGVEPSAKAKAIAKNKGVSFVEKTSELENNSFDVITMWHVLEHVPNLDNQIKELKRLLKPNGTLIIAVPNFKSFDAKYYGSFWAAYDVPIHFWHFSKKAIKTLFEKEGMELEKVLPMKFDSFYVSLLSEKYKSGKMNFVKAFFIGLQSNWKAKRNFEYSSHIYVLKNS
- a CDS encoding OmpH family outer membrane protein — its product is MKKVLLIIAISISVVACNKTAEVKEVKTAYVDTSVLMKEYTEAKDLEAKYKAQSEEKGRQLEAEINRFKQDAANFQSQAQANGQAWAQQRGAELQKREQQLSYAQQALAQQLQQESGVEMDSLVSGVKKFIKDYGKEKGYAYIYGTGDAATVLYAEDKYDITKEILKGLNDKYKTAAKTDDKKEEKAEVKK
- a CDS encoding helix-turn-helix domain-containing protein; protein product: MQTLSEAASYTLQFINQTQRSVFLTGKAGTGKTTLLREIIQTTHKNTVVVAPTGIAALNAGGVTIHSMFQLPFGGFIPSFNVESQFSETVKFESKDTLRRHFKMSGLKKSVIRNMELLIIDEVSMLRADLLDAMDYMMQTVRKKATPFGGVQVLYIGDLLQLPPVIRDEEWRTLKNYYKGKFFFHSHVVQQNPPLYIELSKIFRQTDDKFIAVLNNLRNNQISKEDVEVLNEYVKPDFDLKANKGYITLTTHNAKADAINAQALEDLEGKLTSYKPDIVGDFPEKIFPVDEYLQLKIGAQVMFVKNDLSADKHYFNGKMGVIKSLSSQEILVYFPEEDKMIEVEKYEWQNIRYKLDEMTKEIEEEVLGTFVHYPIKLAWAITVHKSQGLTFDKAALDVSQVFLPGQAYVALSRLRSLNGLVLLSPLRMNGISNDQDVMDYALNKASEELLKNSLHFETKNFIHNYLINSFDWADLAQEWRNHKFSYSDKSETSGKSKNALWATKQMQAIDSLLDPSKKFMQQLNKIFANETVDLIHVSDRIEAALNYFWAPMDELVFEVLWKIEEVKRTKKAKAYYEELSVLEELQTKAVLRLMKAKLLMAVVVSGETISKEKLTSDEIKKYKSRKTEVIATQFKKLNISLIEDDKDVERYTSKKSAPKAPKKSTVEETYDLWLHKNSIEDIARIRKLTTQTVESHLVKLIQSKKIAVSDVMPQDKIEELSEAFKYYKEESLNAMKEQFGEKYTWDELRMFKASLN